Part of the Antechinus flavipes isolate AdamAnt ecotype Samford, QLD, Australia chromosome 2, AdamAnt_v2, whole genome shotgun sequence genome is shown below.
GAAAGGCTCCCTTTAGGCCTGTCCAATGATTGATTAGTGGTATCAAACTCCATCAGGCGCCTGGCACTGTGGGTCTCAAGGTGACTGATCAGCTTCCATGGCCAAGGTGACCTGTCCTCCTCCTCAGTACCTGCTgcaaggggtgggggtggggtgggccGGAGACACGTCTTCTCGACTTCCTATGTCCCACCTGGCTCTCCACAACTGGCCTTGGTAAAAGCAGCAGCAGATTTGATGGGGAGAGGAAGTGAGGAGGGAAATGGGAATGCGGCTAACGACTGGGGACAACACAGAGGGTCTGGCATTGGTTTGAGGAAGACACAGAATCTGAAACTGGGGAAAATAGGACAGAGAGCAAGaggttttttaaaagtacaatacagaaagggaaagagggaaaaggatcagagagaaggagaagaaattgaggggttgaaaaatgaaagaagataaagagaaatggAGCAAAATGTGTCAGCAGAGAAGAGGGGAGAAtcagagaaagtgaggcaggtggaaagggaaaagaaacaaccGGATGGAAAAAATTTTTGCTCAAACCGCTGGCTCCTCCTGCTGGGCTAGGTTTGCCTGGGCTGGCCACTTACTGCGAATCTCGGCCGTGGCATATTTAGGGATCATGGAGTCGGTGGTGAGCTCAGGGTGAAGGATGCAACCGTGGGTGTAGGCATCCATGGGGAGGGAATCGAGCAGCTCACGGTACTGCAGTACTCGGGCGTGAAGGAGGCTGCCGGTCTCGGGTATCAACTGGGCCACATGTTCTGGgatgggaaaagataaaagaggTAGGACTGGATATGGTTCACAAAGATGGAGATTTCAGAATCCTCCTCCAATCCTGGATCAGAGGGAAAATTACAGATCCAGTGTGCATGTTTCTCAGTCTTGGGTctaggttttttttctcttctacaaaaCCCACTCCCTCTGAAATACAATCACTTAGGAGAGAGCTGGACTCCTCGGGAGTCCCTGGTGGTATCAGCATCAGAGTGGGAAAGGGACTTTTAGAAGCATTTAGACCATTTTACAAGGGGAAAAATGGGACCCAGAGCAGGAACTGGGTTGTTTATGGGCACAGCAAATCATAGCAGATCTGGGACTTCTAAATTCCAGGCTAGAGCATCTCCCATCACATAGACAACTTTGCTTATTTGTGAGTCTCTTACCCAGATGCCTTTGAGGAGTCTTTGTGCCAGAGATGACCAAAGGAGCTTCCCTCTGACATGCTCTTAGATTTCAAGGGAGTCATAACATTTAGAGCTACAGAGGTCAGAAAGCTAGAAAGAAATCTTCTGGTTCAGGAGCTCTTGATCTTTTTTAATACCTTAAGCCTCATGGAAAATCTGGTGAAGCCTAAGTAttcctcaaaataatgtttttaaacatacaaaataaaatacataggattacaaaggactattgaaatacagttactaaaatatgtatattttaaaataaagaccaCTAACCCCAAGTTAAGAATTCTAATCCAACCCTTGCATTTTATCcaatgtagaaactgaggcccagagaggaaaaatgatttttttcataggTACATAGATGGTAAGTGGCAGAGACTTTGGTGTTACCCATATTCTTATGCCTGCCCCCAGCCTGAGGGGCTTTTCCCACAGTGAACAGGTAACCATACCTCCAGTGAAAGTGCGTTCCACGTAGTCAATGATTTGGTCATAATCACTGATGATGTTGTCTCGGTGAATGATGACGGGTACTTCTTCACCCAGATTCAGGCGCATGAACCATGGTTCCTTGGGCTCACTCAGAGGCAGACTGACATCCCGTTCATCACAGGGTAGCCCCTTCTCTGCAATCACCAGCCGTACCTGGGTGGGGGTTGGGGTGGAGGGGCTCAGAGGGGACAGGGGCATGGGAAGAGCCCGGACACACACAGGGGGGAACTCTGTTCAGGGGAGATGGGGGGCATGTGGGGAGGGAGATAACACACAATAGGGTATAATACTGGTTTGGGGGATGCCAGCTGGGAATAACCTGGCAGAGACCTAGGTCCCTAAGCATTCTGCTCATCCTCCTGAGAGTGGACCTAATAAGCTACAAGGAGGGGTTCTTCTATTTCAGAACAATAGAACATGAGAACTGGgaaggaccttaaagatcatctaatccatctcttattttacagaggaggaaacaaagacTGAAGAAGCTAAGTCCAAGGCTGAATACTCATTAATCAGAGCCTGAATTCCTCCTATTTCATGCCAGGTAGGAGGAGGCTTGTTCTGTCTATAAGCCTGAATGTAAATGTCTGCCAGAGGCAGCACTGTGGGGCAGAGTGTGAACTGTGCGTGGGTGgagatttgcttttctctaagcAGACTGTCTCTTTGTGCTTCTACATGCACTTAGGTAGCTGCATGAGACATGATGCATATGTGTACACACTTTAAAGCGCAACATAAACACAAGCTACATATGATGCATATCTATGactttgtgtgtgtctgtatatctAGAAGCCCAAAGAGTATAAAATAGCCTTGCTCATTCTTTTCACTATTTGCATGGGGTATGATGGTGAGGGctgagagagatggaaaaagctTTTCTGAGTTCTTTCCCAGAATGTTATTCAATCCTTTCCAATTTGACCCAATCTgtgtcttctcttcctccctggTAGTCCCAACACCATTGGACAGGAAAGAGGAACTTGATATCCCCTTTAGAGGGTTACAGCATTAGATTTATACTCCATAGAAGAAGGAAACCCAAGCAATACCACACAAATAGGTACTATAATTGGAAGAGATGAAAATGTCCTAAACCAGGGGTCAGGAGTCCTGGATTCCATTCCTGGATATATCTCATTGACTCACTGTATGACTCTAGGTTATCGCCTCACTTTCCCGAGGGCTTAAGCTTCTCTATCTGTGAAATGGTGTGGTTAGACTggagctctgacattctgtgctttataatttttatagtaaAAAGGCCCGATGTTTGTACAATATGTTACATCAATCATTCTACATCAATGACTTACTCCCTCTCAGAGAAGCaatttcttcatcacaaaatgagggagttaggcTAGATAGTCTTTAACTTCCCTTGTAACTCTAAAATCCTTTGTCTAATTACATTTTTGGAAGCAAGAGAAGTTGAGGCGGGGAGGGAGAAGGAGTTACTGATGTTTTATTTAGAGAGAGTGACTTAGGGTAAATGTTGTTATAGGTGTGAGATTTCAGAAGCTACCAAGGAGAATTACTTTTTTTATGAGTCAAAGCAGCTGGGAAGTCTagctgggggtggggaaaagTCATAAGATTCATCTGCTTAGCTTTAAATAGAAATTAGAGGGGCTTCTGTCAGGAATCTCTATCCCTAGATACCATCCCTATtgaagtggaaagagcactggatatGACTTAGAGGACCTGGATTATAGGATctgctctgccacttactacctatatgaccttggacaagcctcTTCTTTgggggcttcagtttccccaactttaaaatgagaggattgaacaAGATTATGGTTAaagtctctatcaactctaaatTCCTCCATAACTTGGTTTCTTCCTGTCTCTCCAGTCTTCTTACTCCTTATATCCTCAACCCAATCCCACATACTCTGCTCTCCAGTGATACTGGTCTCCTTGTGTTCTTTATACTAGATGCTCCAGACATTTTTTCTTGATTCCCATTTCTCAACTTCAGGAAGTTTCTTTTACTGTCTTTATTGCCTAAAGCaccctttttcttcatcttatttCCCTAAAatctttggcttctttcaagtcacAGTTAAAAACCCATCTTTTCCTTATCCTCTGTGGATTATCTCCAATATATCTTGTCtatatcttgtttattcataatttttgcaTGTTATTAATTCTTTCCCCCATTAGACCATTAACTCCTTGAGCTCAAGATCTGTAAATTGCCTtgttttgtatcctcagcatctcAAATACTACCTGTGCATAACAGGTATTTAACTGATGCTTATTTACAGACTGCTCTGAGTTATAAAAAACACACCTGGCTCTTattcaactcaacaagcatttattaagcacctactgtgtttaAGGCCTTTGGGATACAAATAATTCCATCTCACATTCTGTGTTTTATATTCCGAGATTTTTTCCAGTTAAAACATTCTATTATTTCATGACCAGCATTCTAGATAGTCTCCACTATTAGTGACTCATTCCTTTGGCTTAAGCATCACTCTCTCCAGGATCCTCTGGCAAGCTGCAAATCCTTCCTACCCTTACCCCAGGGagagaatattcatttttaaattcttttttgcttAAGAAAAGTTCACCTAAAAGCACTGTGGTAGGTATCCAAAATGAGAATATATCACACATCTGTAGCAAGGATTAGTATATACTTCAGTGTAGTGTTCATATGGGCTTTGAAGAATGCCCAGCCTTTGAAAAGGCCCtatttaaagtggaaaaaaactATTAGTAAATGGTTAGAAAGACTTCAAACCATCATTAACCTTATGCCCTGGTGGCGttagaaaaattacattaaaaaaattacattttagagcTTGAAAAGTCTTTAGAGAAGATTTAgtcaaacttccttatttttagaaattaagaaattgaagcccagaaaggCCCactgatttattcaaggtcaacAGTTACTAGAGGCATAGCCAGGATTTAAATTTATGTACCTCATGCCATACCTCAGCTGCCTCCTCACATTGATGATGCTTTTAAACAATGACAGTTGGTTCTGAAATGAGACAATCCAGGCATTGAAAAGGCGAGGGAACTCCAAGGTAGGAGCCCTGATAACTaaatattttatagctgagggTTAGGGCTAGGGTCAACCTAAGGGCTAGTCATTCAGGGGTTTgattaaaattggaaaatatctgTAGGGACACAAAGACTTAAAGAAAGCAAGGGGCTCTTTAGGGGATTGGAGTCTACAGGAACTGACACTTGTTAGAGTTCACCGTTTCCCACTTTCAAAGTCAGCGTTAAGGGGTCTTAGCTCCTCTCTGCTAAGCCTGGACAGTGTCCCTGTCCATGGTGCTGAACACAAGgatttcttccccatccccatcccccacTCTTCTCTTCTACTTTGCCTCCTACCACTCCCCCGGGACCTGACTCCCAGGCAGCAAGTGTTTGTTTTATTGGTATGTCTTTTCAGTCAGGCCCAACCCTTGGTGACCCTACtgggggttttctaggcaaagatctAGAGTAGGGaggatttcaaatcctgccttcacTTCCTAGAATCATACTGAGTTACAGCCTTTGCCCAATCCAGTCCCAACTCTTAAGAGAAATAGCTACTTAAAAGAACATGGAGAAGGAACAAGATATGATGGAAAGAGCAGCATACTAGAGTCAAGAGATCTAGGTTCTGGTTTTGACCCTACCATTAACCTGTtctatgaccttgggtaagttaATTCCTCTCCTCTataaaaaagtgtgtgtgtgtgtgtgtgtgtgtgtgtgtgtgtgtgtgtgtgtgtgtgtgagagagagagagagagagagagagagagagagagagagagagagagagagagagatggaggaagggaggaaaagagagagggaggaagggaatagggagagggagaaaaagagggagggagggaggaggtggtGGGAGTTGGATTTCTAAGATCCTTAATAGCTATGCAATTTtatactctctcttctctcattgTTTTCACCTCCAGGGCTGAAAGGTGGCTCTTGTGGTggtaattaaatttctttttcctctgtctctctgaccATTCCCAGGGCTTGTGAACCCCAAAGTTCTGACCCCTGGATTTCACCCAGGAAATTATTGTCACTGAATCTCATTTGCTTAGAAAATCCACAGGGTTAATGAATCATTAAGAGTGTCCTGTGTCTTTAAATGTGCCTGCCTAGCTCTGAGAGGGCCCAGCAGGCTCCCAGGAGCTGTGACAATCTGAGAAGGGTGGGGAACATGTAGGGAGGGGGTTAACTCTTTCCTTTCCAGGATGAAAACAGGTTGGGTGGGAAGAGGAGTAGTGTAGGACAGGGTAGAGATACTGACTGCAACTCCAGGTTCTAGCTGCTTTCAGGCACAGGATAGCTCCTCTTCTATCCCTGAGCAACCCCTCTTCTGAAGCCAAGGTGCATCAGAGGACctaagaactggaaggaatctcagaatcCAGCTCCCTTACTTTTCAACTGAaaaagctgaggctcagagatgggaagtgacttgcctaaggtcacagagatagtaaatagcagagctgagATTCCAACCTGCACTCTCAGACCCCAAATCTCATTcttaaaaacaacacaaaacccAAAAACTATTCCATGCTACTTTCAGAACCCAGATGACTCGGAATCCATTGGTTTGAGAGGTGAGCAGGTACAGCGAAGGCTGAGCTATGTGAGTGGGGAGGACAAGCATACTGAGCTGGAGAAAGATGACAGAGTGAAGTCCTTAACTCCTCCTCACCCAACGCTGGAACTAAGGAGACTTTGGTTCCAATTCTAGCTGTGACACCAATTCATTAcatgaccctggagaagtcattttgctgagtcttagtttcttcatttgtaaagtgagggggTTGAACTAAATAGTTTCTGAGAAATCCTGTGGCTCAAAAATCTGTGGAATTAGGGTGCTTTAAAGTCACAGCTACTCActccatcccccctcccccccatctccaGTTTTGTGGGAAAAGGTTGGAACTAGCTCAGTTGGGCTGGGTTGGGTTGGGCTGCAGTGTCTGGGACAAAGGATTTATAGGATTGATATATCAGATCTGGGAAAATGGTGTTCTTCTAGCTGAGCCCCTCAGaaccccttccttcctctcttccttttaacAGCAgctttctttgctattttctttgtCTACATTTATCTGTTCagccccctctctcccctcccccctccctccattcttaGCTTCTCCTGGGGAACCAGAAGAGATGAGCAGGTCTCTCCCAACCAGGTGTTGGGTGGGTAGGTGAGTGGGTGGGGGACAGCTACCACCTCCACCCGGAACCCTCACCTGCAACTGTCACCTGCCAAGAAAGCCAGGCTAGCTGCAGACTAGGGCTGGAGTACCCCAGGGAAACCCATGGTGCTGACTGCTCCTTcgggatgaggagaaggaagcCTCGCCTACTCCGACACTCCTCCCCCCACCAAGCTCGGGTCCCATACCATCCCAGAGCCCCTGATCCAGAAGGCTAGAATGCCCAGGGTTCTGGGTTCCCCACTCCCCCTGCCCTCCAGAGCCTGCCTCCTGCATGTACCTTCTGGGAGCTGAAGGACTGAGTCCAGTGGTAGAGAACCAGGCTCTCCTTGGCCCACTGGGAAGGGTCAGCTGCCTCCTGGCCCTCCGAGGCCTCCGGAGCTTTCCCTGCATCACTCTCCAGTGCTGAAATGGGCCACCAGCTACACTTGGTGGGAGTCAGGTTGTTCGGCGTCGCCATGACAGGCTGAGCtcggaaggaaaggggaaggaggcttccTAGTGGtggcagtagcagcagcagcagcagcagcactcaCGGAGCATCACATGGCCTCTCCAAAGCCTCTGTTGTCACTGGGGCTCCAGGCTGGAATCTCATTACTCATCGGGGGGCTCCGGAGGAACAGGCAGGGAGCCTTCCCCTGCCCCACCCTGGAGGGGAATGACTGTGGCTACTGGGTCACTGCAGAATTTCACTCTGCTCTAGCCCAAGCCCAGAGCTGGCCCTGGTAGTTCTGCAAGACATCTGAGAATCCCCAGGGTGACTAGGAATttgacttatgatggagagatcATCCTGCCCACTGGGGAAGGGACCTTCACCTCTTCTGTTTAGGACACAATGGAGAGACATCGCAGCCCTGGGCTTGAAGACCTGATTTAAGTTCTGGCTCTATGAATTACttgctctgtgaccttgagcaagttatcTGATatttctgagccttggctttctcatctgtaaaatgggacctTTTCAGCATTAACCTTGCATATCCTAAGGGTCCTTTAACTTCTGATAGTCTATATTATCCAGTTCCTTTTAGTTTttacattctgtgattctgagagAGGGCTAGTCTGATGTACAGGTGGCATACAGCTAGAGAGTACTTTCCATCCCCCAAACCTCCTCCAACTTAGAGAGGCAGCAGGATTTAGCAAGAACATTGACAATGGAATaaaaaacctggatttgaatcctagcaGTGCCACTGTTTATGTGACTTATGGCAAATAATATATTCTCctcaataaaatatgaaatagtcATACACATGCTACTTAACTCTCaggattgtatttttctttataagaatAGAGGGAGGAGCTATACTTTTGTTGGTATAGGCACTCCCAAATGAGGAATCTCACTCTATCTTATAGGTAGGTCTACACCTTCTCTGAATCTttgataacaaaaagaaagaagttgtgatttgcccatgatGACATAGCCAGAATGTGCCAGCTAGGTTTAAATCCAGGTCGCCCTAGCTTCAAGACTATCTCTTCATCCACTctgccatgctgcctctcatatttttttcatgatttaaaatattttattgatgcccttcttttttatatcaccatCACTTTCCAAAATTGCCCCCACCAATATCATCCTTCTTTGTACCACATAAATgcagtaaagcaaaacaaatcatcaCATTGGCTGAATCTGAAAATGAATGCCTCTTTCAGTACCCAGAATCAATCCATCACCTCTTTGCTGAGAAGCAGATCTGCCTCACCATCAGCTATTTGAAGTCAGAATTAGATATGCATTGAGTAGAATTCCGAAGttataaagcactttagaaaGGCAACATATTTTTATTGTCAGTTCATCCTATTCTCTGACATTCCAGCATTTGAAAATTATACATTAATTTTATAACAACCTTTCCTTTTAAAGGCAAGTCCTTCTGGGAATGGTAATATCATTCATTGGTTAATTTATCAACACAGAATTTGAGGTCCCTTACAATCTGGCTACAATCTACCTTTCCaaccttatttcacattattttccttgTGCCCTACATTCTAACCAACTGTTCTGATggctattttaaaaatctcatccTGTCATGCTCCACCTCTCTGAGTTTATAAAGGCTATCATCCTTTAAACCTAAAGTGCCTTGCTCCATAACTGCTCTTACAACCTAGAGGTCATACTCAATTCTTCACTATTTCTCAAATAGCCTCCtccatccaatctgttgccaaggacTGTTGATTTTAAGTTTGCAACCTCTCTTTAAAAATggcctcttctctcttttaataccACCACCACTCAAATGCAGGTTCTTACACGTTCAGGCCTATAATAGCCTTCTGATGGCTCTGCCTGACTTAAGTTTCTCTGCACTACAATCTATCCTccactaaaattattttcctaaagcacagattgATCAGATTACATaccacttccttttccttttcaactcAGTAAACTCCAACAGCCttctattgcctccaggattGAATACTAAGTCTTCTGTTTGGTATTCAGAGTCCTTCATAACTTAGCTCCTCTCtcacttttctagtcttcttttttatttttaacattcactttaaaatttttgagttcaaattctctccctcctgcctTTCTCCCACCCatttaagaaggcaagcaataggacatcaattatacatatgaagtaatgtaaaccatatttccatattagccaaagtgaaaaaaggaagaaaaataaagtgaatagaatatgcttcaatctatactcagagttcatcatttctctctctggagaggGATAGCATTCATCGAGGAACTGTCTTGGATAATTTTCTTCATCAGAGTAGGTCattcattacaatattgctgttatgtataatgttctgttggttcttctcattttacattgtataagttaatataaatcttcccagttttttctgCAACCactttcctcattattttttatagcacaaatagtattccatcacaatcatataccatacctTGTTCAGCTagtccctaattgatggacatcctctcaatcTCAAATTCTTtatcattagaaaaagaaagaaaaagacaaaagaaagagaaaaagtaaatatttttgtacatatagatcccctctttgggatacagtcttAACAGTGTTATATAAAGATCTACACtactatatatatgtagacattGCTAGATGAAAGGCTATGCACAATATCATGGCTCTtagagtatagttccaaattgctggaCCAATTCACGACTCCACTAATGGTGCATTAGTATACCTATTTCCCCATGTCCTCCAgcacttgtcattttcttttctatcatatcagctaatctgataggtatgaggtagtataTCAAGGTTGTTTTTATCtaaacaataatgatttagagtatttttccatGTGactattaataattttgatttcttgttttgaaaactttttgtttgtGTCCTTTCACCATTTGTTCATTTGGTGatagttcatatttttataaatttggctcagttccctatatatttgagaaatgaggcctttatcaaagaaacttgctgtaaaaatttgttctctgtttcttgcctttcttctaattttggttgcattagtcttacttgtgcaaaaattttaatttcaggcaatcaaaattacccattttatttccatgattctctctgtgtcttgtttggtcataaacttccttttttccattgatctgacaggtaaaatttTCTATCCCCCCTTAATCTATTTATGATGTCATCCTTTTATatccaaatcatttaaccattttgatcttattttggtatacagtgtaAGATGTTAGTCTATGCCTAATTATTGCCAAACGgcctcccagttttcccaaatttttttgtcaaatggtgagttcttgcTTC
Proteins encoded:
- the GDAP1L1 gene encoding ganglioside-induced differentiation-associated protein 1-like 1 isoform X1, with the protein product MATPNNLTPTKCSWWPISALESDAGKAPEASEGQEAADPSQWAKESLVLYHWTQSFSSQKRRGINLPKVIEQVNEFPPVCVRALPMPLSPLSPSTPTPTQVRLVIAEKGLPCDERDVSLPLSEPKEPWFMRLNLGEEVPVIIHRDNIISDYDQIIDYVERTFTGEHVAQLIPETGSLLHARVLQYRELLDSLPMDAYTHGCILHPELTTDSMIPKYATAEIRRHLANASTDLMKLDHEEEPQLSEPYLSKQKKLMAKILEHDNVNYLKKILGELAMVLDQIEAELEKRKLEYEGQKCELWLCGCVFTLADVLLGATLHRLKFLGLSKKYWEDGSRPNLQSFFERVQRRFAFRKVLGDIHTTLLSAVIPNAFRLVKRKPPSFFGASFLMGSLGGMGYFAYWYLKKKYI
- the GDAP1L1 gene encoding ganglioside-induced differentiation-associated protein 1-like 1 isoform X4; translation: MQGKLRRPRRARRQLTLPSGPRRAWFSTTGLSPSAPRRFPPVCVRALPMPLSPLSPSTPTPTQVRLVIAEKGLPCDERDVSLPLSEPKEPWFMRLNLGEEVPVIIHRDNIISDYDQIIDYVERTFTGEHVAQLIPETGSLLHARVLQYRELLDSLPMDAYTHGCILHPELTTDSMIPKYATAEIRRHLANASTDLMKLDHEEEPQLSEPYLSKQKKLMAKILEHDNVNYLKKILGELAMVLDQIEAELEKRKLEYEGQKCELWLCGCVFTLADVLLGATLHRLKFLGLSKKYWEDGSRPNLQSFFERVQRRFAFRKVLGDIHTTLLSAVIPNAFRLVKRKPPSFFGASFLMGSLGGMGYFAYWYLKKKYI